In Coleofasciculus chthonoplastes PCC 7420, the following are encoded in one genomic region:
- a CDS encoding response regulator, with protein sequence MKTVLIVEDEPMNFRIFSKILTKRGGLNVKGTEDVEEVMKIAQAGDADIILMDVSLAHSVYQGKPVDGIKITQMLKADAQTSNLPIILVTAHAMDGDRENFLKQSGADGYICKPVVDHQQFVDQILALLPKDD encoded by the coding sequence ATGAAAACCGTTCTGATTGTAGAAGACGAGCCCATGAATTTTCGCATTTTTTCCAAAATTCTCACGAAGCGGGGTGGCTTGAATGTCAAGGGAACCGAAGATGTAGAGGAGGTCATGAAAATTGCCCAGGCGGGAGATGCAGATATTATTTTGATGGATGTTTCCCTGGCTCACAGTGTTTACCAGGGTAAGCCAGTGGACGGCATCAAGATTACCCAGATGCTCAAAGCTGATGCTCAAACCAGCAATCTGCCCATTATATTAGTCACGGCTCATGCTATGGATGGCGATCGCGAAAACTTCCTTAAGCAAAGTGGTGCTGATGGTTATATCTGTAAACCTGTTGTTGATCATCAACAGTTTGTCGATCAAATCCTGGCACTTTTGCCCAAAGATGATTAG
- a CDS encoding response regulator gives MKTVLIVEDDPINLRVFSKILTKRGGLNVKGTEDVEEVMKIAHAGDADIILMDVSLAHSVYQGKPVDGIKITQMLKADAQTSNLPIILVTAHAMEGDRENFLKQSGADGYISKPVVDHQQFVDQILALLPKND, from the coding sequence ATGAAAACCGTTCTGATTGTAGAAGACGATCCCATTAATCTTCGCGTTTTTTCCAAAATTCTCACGAAGCGGGGTGGCTTGAATGTCAAGGGAACCGAAGATGTAGAGGAGGTCATGAAAATTGCCCACGCGGGAGATGCAGATATTATCTTGATGGATGTTTCCCTGGCTCACAGTGTTTACCAAGGTAAGCCAGTGGACGGCATCAAGATTACCCAGATGCTGAAAGCGGATGCTCAAACCAGCAATCTGCCCATTATATTAGTCACGGCTCATGCTATGGAAGGCGATCGCGAAAATTTCCTTAAGCAAAGTGGTGCTGATGGTTATATCTCTAAACCTGTTGTGGATCACCAACAGTTTGTCGATCAAATCCTGGCACTTCTGCCTAAAAATGATTAG